The window TTCTGAtgtttttgcatatttatacaCAACCCAGCACAAAGAGGTATGTCAGTTTTCACTATATTGTGAACACGTAACCTCATTATATCCACACACTTAAAGATGATCGTTTATCTGGTACAAAAAGTTATCAGTACGATCATCTGATTGAGTTTTTTATGCACGTAGAAGGGCCAGAAATAGTAGCAGcaattaaaaatcacaaattCCTCAGTTTTTTCCCAATTTGCCTACTATGACAATCTTTGTCGTTTTGGAGAGGGTGTAACCTCGGCATCTTCGTCTTCTTCGTCTGAATCTCCTTCGTAATCGACCAAGCCCTAAAaaacgtatattattataaatgtatcttaataatctatataataatataacttctaaataattgaatataatatttttataaaaaaaaaactttacttttttaaataatgcagTTCCAGTTTTTTCTACCGCGCCAATAGTTGAATTTGGATTGATTTCCGATGTAATCGGAGATTCATTCGTTGTTGTAgaggaattattaatttgtgatTGTTGTgaggtaatattattattagcagtattattgtttaacacggactgttgctgctgctgctgttgatGATGACTTTTAGAATCTGCAAGAGCAGGATTAAGTGCAGAATTTGAAGTTGATGACTGTTTCTTAGCAGAAGCCGGAGGCACGAGATCTGCTGCTGTTGCGGGTACGATCGCCTCACCCTCATCAAAGTCTTCCTCTTCATTGAACCACatttcttcctcttcatcTAATTGTCTCTGGTCCCTTCTATATCGACTATTTCTCAGTATGGATGGAAcgctaaataattataattgaaatatatatattaaaactattttttatagaagataatttgttcaaaaaattgtttatttaaaaatatatacctatCAAGATTTGCTCTATCTCgatctttcaatttatcttgATGCTGTTCATACCTTAATTTCAAAGCTTTAAATGTTTGTACATAATCAATTGCTTctaattctttcgaaaaattttcaacaacatGTGAACATAACGATTTAATATCTTCctacaataaaattagataaaatataatatataacttttttttgtatatatataaaaaaaagtatatatacatgcttaccagtttaataaattcaaacattTCAAGAATAGCAGAATCCAGCAAATTATATCTACCATTATTTCTCACAAATGCATCAAATACAGgtgcaaataaatttcctttaatgatatatctgttataaaattcatctttCAAAGCTACAATTTTTCTCATAAACCTTAAAGCACACAATACTAAAAATGTATGTGTTGATTTCATCAAAACTAATATCCGTTTGAGCAGATCTTTGTTcaatatgcaattttttatgtGATAAGTATGATGTTCTACACAAAATGAtagtaattctaaaattaatcctAAAAGCTGTACTGTTCTATAATCTTCTCTTGCTGGTCGTTCTCCAATTGTATTTGCTAACAATGGTGCTATCAATGTTCCAATactatttttgtaaaagtaatttaagaaATCAGTCTTTTCTGATTTGTTAACAGAAGCCAACATATTTTCTGGATCTAGGAGCAAGCGTAGCACACCAGCTAATTGTACTGCTCCACCCAACTCTGGATCACTATCGCCAACAAGTTGAGCaactattacatttattaacatttggTCCTGttctgtattatttatttgttgcaATGTATAATCTCTAACAACACTTGGAGAATATTCTACTATATAAGTCAATATATCTATACTGGCGGTTTTTGTTTGGGCATCATTCATTGCTAAAGTAATTTCTAGAGCAGGTAATATACCAAGTGCagttaaagttttataaaaggCCTCCTTTCCTTGTGGTTGAAGATTCTGAGAAAAgttacaaaattcttttaagaaaagaacTAAATCTCGTCTTTTATTATCTGATGTTGCTTCATCAGTTAACTGACGGAATAGTTCAGTAAGGAATTTCTCGTCATCTTGTATTAAGGTTACTATTTCaaccttattaaaaaatataaagctaCTCAATGTGTTTAACATGTTATCCTCAAATACACTTGGAGTTGGTAACACTACATCCTGAATATACTGAACTCGATAcgtttgatgaatttttgcTAATAGCTCAGCGTTTGTAATAGGAATTGCTTGCTTAAATCTGGCTAACTGTCGAAGATATTCTCTATGCCTCTTTGGCTGAGGTAATGTTGGCTCATATTCCAAACATCCAACAACATCAAAAATTGTATCTTCACTAAACATAACTTCGAATAATGTGTTCTTATtaagtaagaaaatatttttaaatatgtcatACAAATGATGCAATccttcaatattttctaaatcttcACAAGTATGAAATAGATTTAGTAGTTTTTTGATATAACCTTCTGATTCCAAAGCCAATGCTAATTTATCTTTTCGCATTTGAGAAGATAGACAATTTCCTATAAGTTCATTAATATCTTCCAATCGACTTAATTCACATGGAGGCAATTCTATTGGAGGTGCAGCATCTGACATATCATCAAATCGTTCATCTTCTGATTCTTCAACAATATCTTGAGTAATTTCAACAGATGGATCTTTTCCTTGAACTTGACATATCTTTTCCCAAATTTCATCACAGCCAGCCTTTTCTTGAAAACTTAAGgctaaatcaaaattttctcctTCTGACCAAACTATTAAAGTatcctaaaataaataataaattattttttacaatttttatattatcataatttttatttaatatatataatatttatattatttttatctaatttctatttttttattagttattctcaataaaaattatgtataaattatatattgtatataaataatatataattttagtgtataattatttttactttttatttttaatttttaaaattttttttatttgattaaataatattaaaaattattattaaaaataattaataatttttcttattacctGTTGCTTCTGATATGCTGTATCAGGTTGTATTCTACTTTCCAATAAAACTGAACCATCACTCTCTGCTCTAACTAAAAGTGAAATTCCTTTCAGTCTATCTACATATGAAGAAGAAACATGACCTGTACCACGATCATCCCATTGTCTATCAACATTAAGAGCATACAATTTTACTCTTCTACGTGTATCCGTCatgttgtaaaaattaacttataaaCCCTATTTTATATCACCAACTATCTTGCATCCCTTTAAATTTCACCAACTCTTTGGCTTTTTGAACAAATGTATGAATAATTCTCAACTTTCTAATATGTCGACAAATGCAACAAAATCTGCATATATCGATCtgtcatttatttctttgaaaccCATTAAGGCTTTTTATTACAAGGTTAACTTTATAAGACaaaaatactttgaaatatatatgatccttttataattctgattcatatataagattttttttttgataacttAGACAAATTAATGacgtaattgttaattaataaatacaccATAAggattttttgttcatttctaACAATTATTGACAATTTTACAGATTTCACCAGCTTATATgttctttcttatctttttcacTAATTCTGTAATATCTCGTTTAACAAACTTAcacaatattgaattttgtcactaaaattgttaaaataaaattcgagcaATGATGATCTGTCACGTAGTTCACATTCTTTCAAGTTCGATTGACGGAATAAGATTGTTTACCGTAATAGATGTTTATGCGCTCTTCGTTGCATAAGCCTGATTCTTGCGCCAAGAAAACCTCTCAAGACGCGCGGGAAAACTACGTCGTGCACGTTTTCGTTATCACGTGTTGTGTATAAAGAAGgctattaaatcttaattgttTGTCAAATCAGTTGAAGAGACCAACTTGTTATCGTAGAAGatcagaagaaaattttgttggTAAGGAGACGGCACTCTGCGTGCTCTCTCACCGCTGTGTACTGTTCCCGCGACAAACGAAACCCAAATTAAAGTCAATCCTTTTGTAATACAAATACTCATAAGtacacaattattttattcgattttttgtaatatcacGATCGTCAACCATTGCAATTCTTCCGTTCTTATTAAGCAAAATCACTCTAAAATTGACATAGACACTGAGCAGCCACAACACTACACTCCGCCATGTTAGATCACAACAACGCGCTACGGGGTTCGCCTCGTGTGTCTCAAGGATTTTAGCGCGTAATATGATagtctatattttattgaatattattttcattaatgagTGTATGcatgcaataaattatttaaaataatttgaaattaaatttaaagtattcatattttaatattttaactaaatatttaattaatataacttattttccaatatcatatatcattatttgatactataaatattatataatatttaacaattactAAGTtagatatttgttaaatataaatgtataatttatatctaaatagaaataaaattttatgttataaaattattttgtataataatgcatataatattttgtttttttcaaataattcaatattatattgcatatttaaatattaaatagatatattatatatttatgataaattgatGTGGTAAATGTAAATGACAGTggtaaaacaaaaatcaaaacataaaaacaacaaaacaaatcttattaaaataaaatctaaaaaataaaagaattaaaataattaaaatttaattaaaatttaattattgtaagaagttttatcattcataaatattatatatattaacacattacattaatttcataaataatcatataaaattttatttatataattatattttttgtaatataatatataaatatttacatttttataaattaatacacaCAGTTTTTtcccaaaataatttatattataaaacattatttaatgaaatttgatttatatatatatatcgagtttacgtatttaaaatattaaaaaataaggttataattattttttaaatgatcaatagtatttaatgaataactgatatgattatttatttatatttgcatattgttatcataattatataataatttttaaaaatatattttttcatgttttttaaaaaggaagtaattatgaataatttaataatgaatgttatgttataatattgaataattaattatttgattttatttttaaacaaaaaaatatcgtaattcatcataatgtatttaattcattttttataatttgtaattatatttaaaattttatttttaaataaattagaataatattctaacatatatcttcttcatttaaaatgattatatttatatttattttaaatctttcatttataataaataatataatttattttgtatttattttctattattccatttgatgtatattaattctttaaaattattataaataattttgtatacataaaatatataaatgtttataaatttatatgataaaaataaaacattattaaatagacaaataaatttattacatattttgacagttatttaaaacaattatattacagTCATGTTATAATAACTGACATTACCATTCCCATATAGACACAAGCAttcttaatatgtaataattattaaaatctgtaCATTAATCTGTATGTAGCATAAACAAAATTGACGAGATACTTTaagtcatttttataatataaaaattatggaataaaaaaaacttaaactaAATTCATTTCTAGATAAAGAATACAGaaacaatttaatcaatataatatataattattttatgaaatttatcgaaaaatctatTGTAGACatgatatatacatgtataaagtaactaaagaatagaaattagttataaaatttgtatgttTTGTTtctaagataatttatataaaaaaagacaaatttattatattatttttttaaaggattatttgatatatttgtgattattaatattgtaatatcgaCTTTAAATTTCTAGCTCTTAACAAttgttacatttcttttttccaattattaatcgCATTTATAACCAGGCCTGTTATTAATCAAAgtacaattatattacacaaattatcacataattttataaatatttattctgctGTAAGCTGAGCTGAAAATTTTTGTAGTCTTCGTCTTCGTAATATTTCTTGTTCATTCGAAGGTTCCATATCATTTCTAATTGATGATTCTGGAATTGTATCATTACTATTTGTGCctgataatgtatttatattatcattggaAGAATTTGCAGTAGGAACATTCATTTCAGTTTTAATTTGCAGTTGTTCGTTATTAATTCCAGGACTTGTAGTTTTTGACATTCCTTGTTTTACTAATGTAGAAATATCTGTTGTAATATTTGTGTTATTTGTTGCAGTTGATACTGGAAtactagaataaataaatcttaataaaaatttaaataaaataataatattaattattatttttcattagaatacttaaatattcataCTTAGCAGTAGCAGCTGCTGTTTGATATTGATTCATCATAGCATTGGCAGCATCTAATAAAAGCTGAACTCTTTGCAAAGTTTGTATTCTAGCTTCGACAGCTTGTCGCAAATTACCTTCCATTTGTCTAAGTTCTTCTTCGCTTAATTCTGTAAGATTTGGTGGTGGCGTAGGAATAGGAGGTAATGGTACCATAGTTGGAAATGGAGGAGGAAATAATGGTACACTATTAGCTGCCAAATTTTGGAATGATGATGAAGGAATATTTGGTCCATTGTTTTGATTTTGTTGTTGCTGAGTTGTTGCATCTGAAgtttgttgctgttgttgctgttgttgttgctgtagAGGTGGTGCTCCTGGAGCTTGCATTCCAGCCCAAAATGCTGGGAGTACTTGAACTTTCAGTTGAatcaataagatataaatattagtttttttccctcaatattaacatataaaaataaacataccaATTGGATTAAATCCTGCTGCTTGTGGAGCTTGAGGCACTTGAGGTCCTGCCTGTGCCTGATTTTGTTGTCTATTTccttgattaatattaacaggTCTTAAAATGTTCAAGCGGCATGTGGGACATGTTTGTTGACGTTGAAACCAAGAACGAAGACAGGcagtatgaaaaatatgattacatGGTAATTTTTTACTTGCTGCTATCATTTCTTCTCTAAAATAGTAcagaatacatttttaatattatataaacattcatgcatataaaaaaacttttctgattaattaatattgattaattaatttgtataaaaatttttacctgCATATAATACACACATTATCAGCAGCAGCTAATTCTTCTGCTGTTGCATCTGGATATAATGTATTCATATTTCTGATAGCTCGACGTGACATTACAATATCATGAAAagcttttttaaaatctctcaTTGTATAATACATTGCACGAAGTGCAAACAAAggtaaagtatataattttaccatCAAAGTAACAAAggcaacatataaaataacctaatattaatatattatattaaattcaataattaaattcaataattttataaatatttgagaaataatgttattaatatatttcacctTTAATAACCCAATTATCAATTctgtatataaaagaaatactgGTTTATTGTCCCATGGATTTTCACTTTGTAGATCTATtgtatgcaatatatatttcacactAATATTGAATACAATAGTTAAAAGAATAGCATATTCAAAACCAAAGACAAGTTGTACTGAAGGACCTTTTGTAGCTGTTGTATTATATGCATAATGAATCatagttaaatttataacaaataatagaaCTAATAGAGTACCAACTCTAAGATGAAATAACCAAGTTATTACAGGACTTCTTtccatctaaaaattaataaaatattttatattctaatattatttattaagttatttatattacttacatAATCTACACGATCTTCTGCCAACCAATGAAATGAtttcagaaataaaagaagagtaAATAATGCTATGAATTTTGGACTAAAGTCATCTCTAAACACTGTAAATGCTAGACAAGTTTCAGTCACTGCATACCATACTTTTTCCAACAAATgctataaatagttttttatatatatctatatattttaaacatttttttaattacatcaaatatattgtttatttaccTCAAGTTCAGCAGCACGTAAAGTaccaaaaaatatctttcgcaAAAAagcatttatcataaatactaGAATTAAACCTTGAGTATAGATAACCTAAATTTCATACAAcattaaacaaatgaaaaaacttttgaaatattcagaaaaaattaattataatataattaaaatataatttaaacagaaaatttaaaaaagataatattgaaatttaccgTCATACTAGGATTAGATTTGGTTATGTGAACTACTGTTGGATAGAACTGTTTTCTTTGATAATAAGCATTGCCTATCACAGCACATGTTAATGCTGTgcttattaacattattccaGCTTCTCTCATTTTTGCGCGGACTATTATTTCAGCCCAAAGGctgttctttttaaatataagtaagATTCACTGACACTTATTTCACCAACAATTTACGTATAAACAGCTGTAGATCCAACTAGAATCAACGAGGCGCTGCTATCATAACAGTATCCAAAACtacatacatttataattttaatattttatattataaaataattattaaatattattattttgtatcataccttattatctaaatactgaagagaagaaaggagaaaattttatttcacaatggATAGAAAACTTTCGTGTcatagttatattaattatatgtaatgaacgtgtattatttttacttgacAGTTCCAGATGAGATGGTAAAGTCTGATTGGTGCaatgatgaataaatatgctaaaattaaattatttaaatcacgtggaatgataaatttaatttttatttattttattttatattaaatatactttttcaaataatattccaataataatattaatatatattaatgtatataaaattatataaattttacatttatgaacaaattatatgtggattataaaatataaaatatactactttatcaaaagtattaaaacatcgctatatttagtatttacatttgtatttttcatgttacatataagatatttaattcgaataatacaaacttcgaattttttaaaaatattgtaattaaaaatacaacaatttaaaaaatgtttatacttaataacaatataataaatttaaaaataaacacaaaatacatatataaataattttttaaaaaaagtatttaaaaatatcttattttatggtataaaaatgtatttgaatatatttattacatgcttatgttttcatttactttcaattcttaaaattattttttagtatatttatatgataatatatcatatataaaaatacaactattaaaaatgttataaaaattaatttttcttttaaattttgttatgatattttaaattataataatacttttatcaatttataaatgtaatataatataaaataaatttttctgaatacatttttaacaaaattatatcttattaaacatgtctattaatatttcttgtcgtttttaaaatatttttaggattttgatattttgaagtTTCTAATTGACTAACAACTTTTAAAGGTGTTCTATGAGAATCTATTATAGGTCTTCTCACTAATGCCTTGCCATTTTTAGGTGTTTTTGCAGTTAATGATTTCTTAATATGTGGAGTTttacacaatatattattatcagtaTTTAATCTTGATTCATGAGTTATATTTATAGGCATTTTTTTCATCAGCAATGTTTTAACagccatattttctttttgatgaGTAATTGTATTACATGATatagaatcttttaaaatacaataacacatttcattatctttttttttattttcagtttcCATATAAGAAGAATGTTTTAATACTTTTGGACttctattttttacatttttatttgactttcgatataattcaattcgtTCACAGttctgttttatattatttgtacaatGATCATCTtctgtattaaataaatcatttttcttatttatcataGTATTTTGAGGGTATATTTTTGTTGTACattcatcaaataatttagCTTTAGCTAGTACCATTCCTGCATTCTGAGTTCTTAATTTTGCAATTGATGCACGGCCAGTTTGAATGATTggagaatttatttgatttgctGATGTAAAATATCTATCTGCATCTTTCCAAgacatgatttttttctttccttcagaTCTAGGAATTAATTTAGTTACaggtgttttatttaaaatcatattttgttggctatttgtcttttttagtttttcaattttatcattggAATAAATAGCTGCATTTGTAAGTTCATTACCATGAAAAGACGATACTCGACGTACCGTCATAtttgttcgattttttattgGCTGAACAGAATTTTGATGATcttttgtatatgtatttgaattattaaactcATTgtgtacattatttaaaattatattatttttttcttcttcccaaAAAGAAGTAGATATAGGTCGTAAATAAGTATCATCCTTTGtataattcaatgaaaaaattttttcattatgagAAAGggcattatttaaatcttgatctgattttatatatgattgcaATCCATGAGAAATATGCCATGAAGCACTTCGTCTAACACGTTTACTagaaagtagaaaaattaaattaatgattataaaataaaaaaataaaaaatttactattgaaaatacaatttatttacctCGTTACTTTTTCTTGCgatcttctttttaaacttcCTATTTTTCGAGCGCTTGGagatctaataattttatgttcacttgatcttctaatttttaattctttaccaAGTTTCTTTGCTAAATAATCTGCTGTTACTGTATTTTCAATACTAGCTTCTTCTAATGTTTTTTCATATGCAGTTTGTACTTTTTTTACagaatgcaataataaatcatcattattctcattattttcAGTATTTATGCATTTGAATTCTTGAGAAAGACGAGATTCAATTGCCGAaactctatttttaatttcctcatATTCACTTTTAGGTATTGTAACATATTCCTCTGACTGTTTATTTATAGATGTGACTTGAAAATGTGAatatgtttcaaaattatttaatttcctttttgaatatatatgtttttgatcaaaattatctgaaatttttaGTTCTTCTGAACTTGAATTTATTCGTGAATGTCGAttgctatatttaatattatcttcttcTATTGACAAGACCTGCTCATCACTATCATCTGACAAATTAACATCTGCATCAATAAACATATTGTTATATTCTCTATGAAGATCATTTGATActtcattatcttttaaaattaattttaagtgcGATGAACCATCGCTATATGATCTATAAGTTCTTTGTGAATCACGAGAATTATAAACAGAACTCCAACGTCGATTTGTATGAGcattaagaatatttgtaCATGAGTCTTTACTTTCATTAACAGCTTTCTGTAAATATACAAGTATTTTGtacattatgaaaattaaatattattaaatattataaaattaaattaattattaaactaaaaattaaattaattaaactaagcTTAATTAAACTAATCATCTTAATATTCTTACTGGCTTTTTTGGTACAAAACGGTCCAAGCTAAGCCTAATCTTTTtggatttatctattttatctgcaatttttctaaaacataaggtaattgatatttaaaattaataaatataaataaataaatatatatatatatatatactttttaattatatttataacaagaaaaaaagaaaacaacttAAATGCatactttttctttgtatttggTGAATCTAAGTAATcaacttttctcttttttgtgGATTTAATATTTGGTGCATGTATTGAATCAGTATTTTCAAGAATCTTTTGACTATCATATGTATTATCTTCAGATGCAGCATTTTtactaacaattttttttaaaccattAAACattcctaaaaaatatttaaattttatagaattctatatttacaaaaaattttgatctgtcaagtaattaaattaaattaattgaatgatGCATttgttagaatatatatttatacttattttataaaattttcattgtatgtttattacaatttttattattaatatgaatacaaTGCAAATGGATAAAATTCAGAACTAAATTACTGTGAACAGATCGACAGACATACTTAGATTGAGGTTGGAGGCACTTAGATGTGGCTTACGTGTAAGACTTCCACtgcgatgttttttttttttcgattttgagTGTAAATGAtcggatatatttaattcattatctgTACTGCCAATTGTTTCCATAGAAATAACTTGTGTTATATGATCTGGTAAAACACCAATACTTTCtgcattttcaattaaagtctacaataatatttagaataaatgttattttatattaaaaaaaatattatattaaatatatcattttcaaaacaaatatattacctTAACgacaattaaatgtaattcaaGACGCATTTGTACAGCA is drawn from Apis mellifera strain DH4 linkage group LG5, Amel_HAv3.1, whole genome shotgun sequence and contains these coding sequences:
- the LOC413451 gene encoding rho GTPase-activating protein gacF isoform X1, translating into MLIYDILHKETVYHSIINDLRNYGVKYRLKKNIFKTERFEEIKHISKKIFKISLLYQPLDVVNLSSGAIVHVPVFVSQASTFLEKYITQEGLFRKAGSQLRQKELIMRLDNGGNLGEKHHAVDVANCLKTFFRDLPEPLIPYTYHDLFVHCVMLKTYCVQALLLACILLPPHHLNTLAFFMEFLKKVSLYEKQNKMSIDNLAKVIGPNIMPLQKTTMSAVQMRLELHLIVVKTLIENAESIGVLPDHITQVISMETIGSTDNELNISDHLHSKSKKKKHRSGSLTRKPHLSASNLNLRMFNGLKKIVSKNAASEDNTYDSQKILENTDSIHAPNIKSTKKRKVDYLDSPNTKKKKIADKIDKSKKIRLSLDRFVPKKPKAVNESKDSCTNILNAHTNRRWSSVYNSRDSQRTYRSYSDGSSHLKLILKDNEVSNDLHREYNNMFIDADVNLSDDSDEQVLSIEEDNIKYSNRHSRINSSSEELKISDNFDQKHIYSKRKLNNFETYSHFQVTSINKQSEEYVTIPKSEYEEIKNRVSAIESRLSQEFKCINTENNENNDDLLLHSVKKVQTAYEKTLEEASIENTVTADYLAKKLGKELKIRRSSEHKIIRSPSARKIGSLKRRSQEKVTSKRVRRSASWHISHGLQSYIKSDQDLNNALSHNEKIFSLNYTKDDTYLRPISTSFWEEEKNNIILNNVHNEFNNSNTYTKDHQNSVQPIKNRTNMTVRRVSSFHGNELTNAAIYSNDKIEKLKKTNSQQNMILNKTPVTKLIPRSEGKKKIMSWKDADRYFTSANQINSPIIQTGRASIAKLRTQNAGMVLAKAKLFDECTTKIYPQNTMINKKNDLFNTEDDHCTNNIKQNCERIELYRKSNKNVKNRSPKVLKHSSYMETENKKKDNEMCYCILKDSISCNTITHQKENMAVKTLLMKKMPINITHESRLNTDNNILCKTPHIKKSLTAKTPKNGKALVRRPIIDSHRTPLKVVSQLETSKYQNPKNILKTTRNINRHV
- the LOC413451 gene encoding rho GTPase-activating protein gacF isoform X2, which encodes MLIYDILHKETVYHSIINDLRNYGVKYRLKKNIFKTERFEEIKHISKKIFKISLLYQPLDVVNLSSGAIVHVPVFVSQASTFLEKYITQEGLFRKAGSQLRQKELIMRLDNGGNLGEKHHAVDVANCLKTFFRDLPEPLIPYTYHDLFVHCVMLKTYCVQALLLACILLPPHHLNTLAFFMEFLKKVSLYEKQNKMSIDNLAKVIGPNIMPLQKTTMSAVQMRLELHLIVVKTLIENAESIGVLPDHITQVISMETIGSTDNELNISDHLHSKSKKKKHRSGSLTRMFNGLKKIVSKNAASEDNTYDSQKILENTDSIHAPNIKSTKKRKVDYLDSPNTKKKKIADKIDKSKKIRLSLDRFVPKKPKAVNESKDSCTNILNAHTNRRWSSVYNSRDSQRTYRSYSDGSSHLKLILKDNEVSNDLHREYNNMFIDADVNLSDDSDEQVLSIEEDNIKYSNRHSRINSSSEELKISDNFDQKHIYSKRKLNNFETYSHFQVTSINKQSEEYVTIPKSEYEEIKNRVSAIESRLSQEFKCINTENNENNDDLLLHSVKKVQTAYEKTLEEASIENTVTADYLAKKLGKELKIRRSSEHKIIRSPSARKIGSLKRRSQEKVTSKRVRRSASWHISHGLQSYIKSDQDLNNALSHNEKIFSLNYTKDDTYLRPISTSFWEEEKNNIILNNVHNEFNNSNTYTKDHQNSVQPIKNRTNMTVRRVSSFHGNELTNAAIYSNDKIEKLKKTNSQQNMILNKTPVTKLIPRSEGKKKIMSWKDADRYFTSANQINSPIIQTGRASIAKLRTQNAGMVLAKAKLFDECTTKIYPQNTMINKKNDLFNTEDDHCTNNIKQNCERIELYRKSNKNVKNRSPKVLKHSSYMETENKKKDNEMCYCILKDSISCNTITHQKENMAVKTLLMKKMPINITHESRLNTDNNILCKTPHIKKSLTAKTPKNGKALVRRPIIDSHRTPLKVVSQLETSKYQNPKNILKTTRNINRHV